The proteins below are encoded in one region of Telopea speciosissima isolate NSW1024214 ecotype Mountain lineage chromosome 10, Tspe_v1, whole genome shotgun sequence:
- the LOC122643078 gene encoding mitogen-activated protein kinase kinase kinase NPK1-like isoform X2 — MQDFVGSVRRSLVFRSTDGDEEGGFGGLVEKLGTCLRRSRVGFLSRPSPPALPPLVKDNAPPIRWRKGELIGCGAFGRVYMGMNLDSGELLAVKQVLIPANNASKEKAQTHIRELEEEVKLLKNLSHLNIVRYLGTAREEGTLNILLEFVPGGSISSLLGKFGSFPEPVIRMYTKQLLLGLEYLHKNGIMHRDIKGANILVDNKGCIKLADFGASKQVVELATISGAKSMKGTPYWMAPEVILQTGHSFSADIWSVGCTVIEMATGKPPWSQQYQEVAALFHIGTTKSHPPIPEHLSVEAKDFLLKCLQKEPNLRPTASELLQHPFVTGEYRESHPILRTSTMEASASVLPSSGSIMKNSYGPALRPQTTCNGLKDVFDMGSVKCSTVYPEKFSGIGQWGTSTSDDMCLIDDKDDLLLDQSVKLSSVSTVDDFNKSFNPMCEPTDNWPCKFDESSVLEQKGIDLHSDYSVTGISGSPRASTKDDNDFSFPFGPSVSEDDDEATELKIRAFLDEKALDLKKLQTPLYEEFYNTLNASGPPSIVGSTNNENVMNYLKLPPKSKSPSRVPSGTSSPSVDAVNTASPGSCSRRVSNIGSQNNQCLREIPSPQLNEWKGLLDGQQEPISPSAIFSERQRKWKEELDQELERKREMLRQAGVGGKTSSPKDRLAVGGKTSSPKDRALNRQRDRLWFASSGK, encoded by the exons ATGCAAGACTTTGTCGGGTCTGTTCGTCGATCTTTGGTTTTCCGAAGCACAGATGGAGATGAAGAAGGGGGATTTGGAGGTCTGGTTGAGAAACTCGGTACTTGTCTTCGAAGATCTAGGGTTGGTTTTCTCTCTAGACCTTCTCCTCCGGCACTACCTCCACTCGTAAAGGATAATGCACCTCCGATCAGATGGCGCAAGGGAGAATTGATCGGTTGTGGTGCCTTTGGTCGTGTATATATGGGGATGAATCTAGACTCTGGAGAGCTTCTCGCTGTGAAACAG GTTCTGATCCCAGCCAACAATGCGTCGAAGGAGAAAGCACAG ACTCATATTCgggagcttgaggaagaagtGAAGCTTCTTAAGAATCTCTCTCATCTTAACATAGTT AGATATTTGGGAACTGCTAGAGAGGAGGGAACCTTAAATATTCTGCTGGAATTTGTTCCTGGTGGATCTATCTCGTCCCTTCTTGGAAAATTTGGGTCTTTCCCTGAACCT GTAATAAGAATGTACACAAAGCAGCTATTACTGGGGCTGGAGTACCTTCATAAGAACGGAATTATGCATAGGGATATTAAg GGGGCAAACATACTTGTAGATAATAAAGGCTGCATCAAGCTTGCTGACTTTGGTGCTTCCAAGCAAGTGGTTGAACTC GCTACCATCTCAGGTGCTAAGTCAATGAAAGGTACACCATATTGGATGGCTCCTGAAGTCATTCTCCAGACAGGGCACAGCTT TTCTGCTGATATCTGGAGTGTTGGATGTACTGTTATTGAGATGGCTACTGGAAAGCCTCCTTGGAGTCAGCAGTACCAAGAG GTTGCTGCTCTTTTCCATATTGGTACAACAAAGTCTCATCCACCCATCCCTGAGCACCTCTCTGTTGAGGCAAAGGATTTTCTGTTGAAATGTCTGCAGAA GGAACCAAACTTGAGACCCACTGCATCAGAATTGTTGCAG CATCCATTTGTTACTGGGGAATACCGGGAATCTCATCCAATCCTTCGCACTTCAACTATG GAAGCTTCTGCAAGTGTGTTGCCTTCATCTGGGTCAATTATGAAGAACTCGTA TGGTCCTGCACTCAGACCTCAGACAACCTGCAATGGCTTGAAGGATGTTTTTGATATGGGTAGTGTGAAGTGCTCAACTGTATATCCTGAGAAGTTCTCAGGGATTGGACAATGGGGAACGAGCACCAGTGATGACATGTGTCTGATTGATGATAAAGATGACTTATTGCTGGATCAATCTGTAAAACTCAGTTCTGTCTCCACAGTGGACGACTTCAATAAG AGTTTTAATCCAATGTGTGAGCCCACTGATAATTGGCCTTGCAAGTTTGATGAAAGTTCTGTGCTAGAACAGAAAGGAATTGACTTGCACTCAGATTATTCAGTCACGGGAATATCTGGGAGTCCTAGAGCTTCTACCAAGGATGACAATGATTTCTCTTTTCCATTCGGGCCATCAGTATctgaggatgatgatgaagcTACTGAGTTAAAAATTAGAGCCTTCCTGGATGAGAAG GCTCTAGATTTAAAGAAGCTGCAAACACCACTTTATGAAGAGTTTTATAACACCTTAAATGCCTCTGGACCTCCGAGTATTGTTGGGAGCACAAACAACGAAAATGTTATGAATTATTTGAAGTTGCCTCCAAAAAGCAAGTCACCCAGTCGGGTTCCTAGTGGAACTTCATCCCCATCTGTTGATGCTGTGAATACTGCAAGCCCTGGGAGTTGTAGCAGGCGTGTATCTAATATTGGCTCTCAAAACAATCAATGTTTGCGGGAAATTCCTTCACCTCAGCTTAATGAATGGAAAGGGCTTCTTGACGGTCAGCAGGAACCAATTAGCCCAAG TGCAATTTTTTCTGAGAGACAGAGGAAGTGGAAAGAAGAGCTAGACCAAGAGCTTGAAAGAAAACGTG
- the LOC122643078 gene encoding mitogen-activated protein kinase kinase kinase NPK1-like isoform X5, protein MQDFVGSVRRSLVFRSTDGDEEGGFGGLVEKLGTCLRRSRVGFLSRPSPPALPPLVKDNAPPIRWRKGELIGCGAFGRVYMGMNLDSGELLAVKQVLIPANNASKEKAQTHIRELEEEVKLLKNLSHLNIVRYLGTAREEGTLNILLEFVPGGSISSLLGKFGSFPEPVIRMYTKQLLLGLEYLHKNGIMHRDIKGANILVDNKGCIKLADFGASKQVVELATISGAKSMKGTPYWMAPEVILQTGHSFSADIWSVGCTVIEMATGKPPWSQQYQEVAALFHIGTTKSHPPIPEHLSVEAKDFLLKCLQKEPNLRPTASELLQHPFVTGEYRESHPILRTSTMEASASVLPSSGSIMKNSIGPALRPQTTCNGLKDVFDMGSVKCSTVYPEKFSGIGQWGTSTSDDMCLIDDKDDLLLDQSVKLSSVSTVDDFNKSFNPMCEPTDNWPCKFDESSVLEQKGIDLHSDYSVTGISGSPRASTKDDNDFSFPFGPSVSEDDDEATELKIRAFLDEKALDLKKLQTPLYEEFYNTLNASGPPSIVGSTNNENVMNYLKLPPKSKSPSRVPSGTSSPSVDAVNTASPGSCSRRVSNIGSQNNQCLREIPSPQLNEWKGLLDGQQEPISPSFSERQRKWKEELDQELERKREMLRQAGVGGKTSSPKDRALNRQRDRLWFASSGK, encoded by the exons ATGCAAGACTTTGTCGGGTCTGTTCGTCGATCTTTGGTTTTCCGAAGCACAGATGGAGATGAAGAAGGGGGATTTGGAGGTCTGGTTGAGAAACTCGGTACTTGTCTTCGAAGATCTAGGGTTGGTTTTCTCTCTAGACCTTCTCCTCCGGCACTACCTCCACTCGTAAAGGATAATGCACCTCCGATCAGATGGCGCAAGGGAGAATTGATCGGTTGTGGTGCCTTTGGTCGTGTATATATGGGGATGAATCTAGACTCTGGAGAGCTTCTCGCTGTGAAACAG GTTCTGATCCCAGCCAACAATGCGTCGAAGGAGAAAGCACAG ACTCATATTCgggagcttgaggaagaagtGAAGCTTCTTAAGAATCTCTCTCATCTTAACATAGTT AGATATTTGGGAACTGCTAGAGAGGAGGGAACCTTAAATATTCTGCTGGAATTTGTTCCTGGTGGATCTATCTCGTCCCTTCTTGGAAAATTTGGGTCTTTCCCTGAACCT GTAATAAGAATGTACACAAAGCAGCTATTACTGGGGCTGGAGTACCTTCATAAGAACGGAATTATGCATAGGGATATTAAg GGGGCAAACATACTTGTAGATAATAAAGGCTGCATCAAGCTTGCTGACTTTGGTGCTTCCAAGCAAGTGGTTGAACTC GCTACCATCTCAGGTGCTAAGTCAATGAAAGGTACACCATATTGGATGGCTCCTGAAGTCATTCTCCAGACAGGGCACAGCTT TTCTGCTGATATCTGGAGTGTTGGATGTACTGTTATTGAGATGGCTACTGGAAAGCCTCCTTGGAGTCAGCAGTACCAAGAG GTTGCTGCTCTTTTCCATATTGGTACAACAAAGTCTCATCCACCCATCCCTGAGCACCTCTCTGTTGAGGCAAAGGATTTTCTGTTGAAATGTCTGCAGAA GGAACCAAACTTGAGACCCACTGCATCAGAATTGTTGCAG CATCCATTTGTTACTGGGGAATACCGGGAATCTCATCCAATCCTTCGCACTTCAACTATG GAAGCTTCTGCAAGTGTGTTGCCTTCATCTGGGTCAATTATGAAGAACTC CATTGGTCCTGCACTCAGACCTCAGACAACCTGCAATGGCTTGAAGGATGTTTTTGATATGGGTAGTGTGAAGTGCTCAACTGTATATCCTGAGAAGTTCTCAGGGATTGGACAATGGGGAACGAGCACCAGTGATGACATGTGTCTGATTGATGATAAAGATGACTTATTGCTGGATCAATCTGTAAAACTCAGTTCTGTCTCCACAGTGGACGACTTCAATAAG AGTTTTAATCCAATGTGTGAGCCCACTGATAATTGGCCTTGCAAGTTTGATGAAAGTTCTGTGCTAGAACAGAAAGGAATTGACTTGCACTCAGATTATTCAGTCACGGGAATATCTGGGAGTCCTAGAGCTTCTACCAAGGATGACAATGATTTCTCTTTTCCATTCGGGCCATCAGTATctgaggatgatgatgaagcTACTGAGTTAAAAATTAGAGCCTTCCTGGATGAGAAG GCTCTAGATTTAAAGAAGCTGCAAACACCACTTTATGAAGAGTTTTATAACACCTTAAATGCCTCTGGACCTCCGAGTATTGTTGGGAGCACAAACAACGAAAATGTTATGAATTATTTGAAGTTGCCTCCAAAAAGCAAGTCACCCAGTCGGGTTCCTAGTGGAACTTCATCCCCATCTGTTGATGCTGTGAATACTGCAAGCCCTGGGAGTTGTAGCAGGCGTGTATCTAATATTGGCTCTCAAAACAATCAATGTTTGCGGGAAATTCCTTCACCTCAGCTTAATGAATGGAAAGGGCTTCTTGACGGTCAGCAGGAACCAATTAGCCCAAG TTTTTCTGAGAGACAGAGGAAGTGGAAAGAAGAGCTAGACCAAGAGCTTGAAAGAAAACGTG
- the LOC122643078 gene encoding mitogen-activated protein kinase kinase kinase NPK1-like isoform X3 has product MQDFVGSVRRSLVFRSTDGDEEGGFGGLVEKLGTCLRRSRVGFLSRPSPPALPPLVKDNAPPIRWRKGELIGCGAFGRVYMGMNLDSGELLAVKQVLIPANNASKEKAQTHIRELEEEVKLLKNLSHLNIVRYLGTAREEGTLNILLEFVPGGSISSLLGKFGSFPEPVIRMYTKQLLLGLEYLHKNGIMHRDIKGANILVDNKGCIKLADFGASKQVVELATISGAKSMKGTPYWMAPEVILQTGHSFSADIWSVGCTVIEMATGKPPWSQQYQEVAALFHIGTTKSHPPIPEHLSVEAKDFLLKCLQKEPNLRPTASELLQHPFVTGEYRESHPILRTSTMEASASVLPSSGSIMKNSIGPALRPQTTCNGLKDVFDMGSVKCSTVYPEKFSGIGQWGTSTSDDMCLIDDKDDLLLDQSVKLSSVSTVDDFNKSFNPMCEPTDNWPCKFDESSVLEQKGIDLHSDYSVTGISGSPRASTKDDNDFSFPFGPSVSEDDDEATELKIRAFLDEKALDLKKLQTPLYEEFYNTLNASGPPSIVGSTNNENVMNYLKLPPKSKSPSRVPSGTSSPSVDAVNTASPGSCSRRVSNIGSQNNQCLREIPSPQLNEWKGLLDGQQEPISPSFSERQRKWKEELDQELERKREMLRQAGVGGKTSSPKDRLAVGGKTSSPKDRALNRQRDRLWFASSGK; this is encoded by the exons ATGCAAGACTTTGTCGGGTCTGTTCGTCGATCTTTGGTTTTCCGAAGCACAGATGGAGATGAAGAAGGGGGATTTGGAGGTCTGGTTGAGAAACTCGGTACTTGTCTTCGAAGATCTAGGGTTGGTTTTCTCTCTAGACCTTCTCCTCCGGCACTACCTCCACTCGTAAAGGATAATGCACCTCCGATCAGATGGCGCAAGGGAGAATTGATCGGTTGTGGTGCCTTTGGTCGTGTATATATGGGGATGAATCTAGACTCTGGAGAGCTTCTCGCTGTGAAACAG GTTCTGATCCCAGCCAACAATGCGTCGAAGGAGAAAGCACAG ACTCATATTCgggagcttgaggaagaagtGAAGCTTCTTAAGAATCTCTCTCATCTTAACATAGTT AGATATTTGGGAACTGCTAGAGAGGAGGGAACCTTAAATATTCTGCTGGAATTTGTTCCTGGTGGATCTATCTCGTCCCTTCTTGGAAAATTTGGGTCTTTCCCTGAACCT GTAATAAGAATGTACACAAAGCAGCTATTACTGGGGCTGGAGTACCTTCATAAGAACGGAATTATGCATAGGGATATTAAg GGGGCAAACATACTTGTAGATAATAAAGGCTGCATCAAGCTTGCTGACTTTGGTGCTTCCAAGCAAGTGGTTGAACTC GCTACCATCTCAGGTGCTAAGTCAATGAAAGGTACACCATATTGGATGGCTCCTGAAGTCATTCTCCAGACAGGGCACAGCTT TTCTGCTGATATCTGGAGTGTTGGATGTACTGTTATTGAGATGGCTACTGGAAAGCCTCCTTGGAGTCAGCAGTACCAAGAG GTTGCTGCTCTTTTCCATATTGGTACAACAAAGTCTCATCCACCCATCCCTGAGCACCTCTCTGTTGAGGCAAAGGATTTTCTGTTGAAATGTCTGCAGAA GGAACCAAACTTGAGACCCACTGCATCAGAATTGTTGCAG CATCCATTTGTTACTGGGGAATACCGGGAATCTCATCCAATCCTTCGCACTTCAACTATG GAAGCTTCTGCAAGTGTGTTGCCTTCATCTGGGTCAATTATGAAGAACTC CATTGGTCCTGCACTCAGACCTCAGACAACCTGCAATGGCTTGAAGGATGTTTTTGATATGGGTAGTGTGAAGTGCTCAACTGTATATCCTGAGAAGTTCTCAGGGATTGGACAATGGGGAACGAGCACCAGTGATGACATGTGTCTGATTGATGATAAAGATGACTTATTGCTGGATCAATCTGTAAAACTCAGTTCTGTCTCCACAGTGGACGACTTCAATAAG AGTTTTAATCCAATGTGTGAGCCCACTGATAATTGGCCTTGCAAGTTTGATGAAAGTTCTGTGCTAGAACAGAAAGGAATTGACTTGCACTCAGATTATTCAGTCACGGGAATATCTGGGAGTCCTAGAGCTTCTACCAAGGATGACAATGATTTCTCTTTTCCATTCGGGCCATCAGTATctgaggatgatgatgaagcTACTGAGTTAAAAATTAGAGCCTTCCTGGATGAGAAG GCTCTAGATTTAAAGAAGCTGCAAACACCACTTTATGAAGAGTTTTATAACACCTTAAATGCCTCTGGACCTCCGAGTATTGTTGGGAGCACAAACAACGAAAATGTTATGAATTATTTGAAGTTGCCTCCAAAAAGCAAGTCACCCAGTCGGGTTCCTAGTGGAACTTCATCCCCATCTGTTGATGCTGTGAATACTGCAAGCCCTGGGAGTTGTAGCAGGCGTGTATCTAATATTGGCTCTCAAAACAATCAATGTTTGCGGGAAATTCCTTCACCTCAGCTTAATGAATGGAAAGGGCTTCTTGACGGTCAGCAGGAACCAATTAGCCCAAG TTTTTCTGAGAGACAGAGGAAGTGGAAAGAAGAGCTAGACCAAGAGCTTGAAAGAAAACGTG
- the LOC122643078 gene encoding mitogen-activated protein kinase kinase kinase NPK1-like isoform X4 — translation MQDFVGSVRRSLVFRSTDGDEEGGFGGLVEKLGTCLRRSRVGFLSRPSPPALPPLVKDNAPPIRWRKGELIGCGAFGRVYMGMNLDSGELLAVKQVLIPANNASKEKAQTHIRELEEEVKLLKNLSHLNIVRYLGTAREEGTLNILLEFVPGGSISSLLGKFGSFPEPVIRMYTKQLLLGLEYLHKNGIMHRDIKGANILVDNKGCIKLADFGASKQVVELATISGAKSMKGTPYWMAPEVILQTGHSFSADIWSVGCTVIEMATGKPPWSQQYQEVAALFHIGTTKSHPPIPEHLSVEAKDFLLKCLQKEPNLRPTASELLQHPFVTGEYRESHPILRTSTMEASASVLPSSGSIMKNSIGPALRPQTTCNGLKDVFDMGSVKCSTVYPEKFSGIGQWGTSTSDDMCLIDDKDDLLLDQSVKLSSVSTVDDFNKSFNPMCEPTDNWPCKFDESSVLEQKGIDLHSDYSVTGISGSPRASTKDDNDFSFPFGPSVSEDDDEATELKIRAFLDEKALDLKKLQTPLYEEFYNTLNASGPPSIVGSTNNENVMNYLKLPPKSKSPSRVPSGTSSPSVDAVNTASPGSCSRRVSNIGSQNNQCLREIPSPQLNEWKGLLDGQQEPISPSAIFSERQRKWKEELDQELERKREMLRQAGVGGKTSSPKDRALNRQRDRLWFASSGK, via the exons ATGCAAGACTTTGTCGGGTCTGTTCGTCGATCTTTGGTTTTCCGAAGCACAGATGGAGATGAAGAAGGGGGATTTGGAGGTCTGGTTGAGAAACTCGGTACTTGTCTTCGAAGATCTAGGGTTGGTTTTCTCTCTAGACCTTCTCCTCCGGCACTACCTCCACTCGTAAAGGATAATGCACCTCCGATCAGATGGCGCAAGGGAGAATTGATCGGTTGTGGTGCCTTTGGTCGTGTATATATGGGGATGAATCTAGACTCTGGAGAGCTTCTCGCTGTGAAACAG GTTCTGATCCCAGCCAACAATGCGTCGAAGGAGAAAGCACAG ACTCATATTCgggagcttgaggaagaagtGAAGCTTCTTAAGAATCTCTCTCATCTTAACATAGTT AGATATTTGGGAACTGCTAGAGAGGAGGGAACCTTAAATATTCTGCTGGAATTTGTTCCTGGTGGATCTATCTCGTCCCTTCTTGGAAAATTTGGGTCTTTCCCTGAACCT GTAATAAGAATGTACACAAAGCAGCTATTACTGGGGCTGGAGTACCTTCATAAGAACGGAATTATGCATAGGGATATTAAg GGGGCAAACATACTTGTAGATAATAAAGGCTGCATCAAGCTTGCTGACTTTGGTGCTTCCAAGCAAGTGGTTGAACTC GCTACCATCTCAGGTGCTAAGTCAATGAAAGGTACACCATATTGGATGGCTCCTGAAGTCATTCTCCAGACAGGGCACAGCTT TTCTGCTGATATCTGGAGTGTTGGATGTACTGTTATTGAGATGGCTACTGGAAAGCCTCCTTGGAGTCAGCAGTACCAAGAG GTTGCTGCTCTTTTCCATATTGGTACAACAAAGTCTCATCCACCCATCCCTGAGCACCTCTCTGTTGAGGCAAAGGATTTTCTGTTGAAATGTCTGCAGAA GGAACCAAACTTGAGACCCACTGCATCAGAATTGTTGCAG CATCCATTTGTTACTGGGGAATACCGGGAATCTCATCCAATCCTTCGCACTTCAACTATG GAAGCTTCTGCAAGTGTGTTGCCTTCATCTGGGTCAATTATGAAGAACTC CATTGGTCCTGCACTCAGACCTCAGACAACCTGCAATGGCTTGAAGGATGTTTTTGATATGGGTAGTGTGAAGTGCTCAACTGTATATCCTGAGAAGTTCTCAGGGATTGGACAATGGGGAACGAGCACCAGTGATGACATGTGTCTGATTGATGATAAAGATGACTTATTGCTGGATCAATCTGTAAAACTCAGTTCTGTCTCCACAGTGGACGACTTCAATAAG AGTTTTAATCCAATGTGTGAGCCCACTGATAATTGGCCTTGCAAGTTTGATGAAAGTTCTGTGCTAGAACAGAAAGGAATTGACTTGCACTCAGATTATTCAGTCACGGGAATATCTGGGAGTCCTAGAGCTTCTACCAAGGATGACAATGATTTCTCTTTTCCATTCGGGCCATCAGTATctgaggatgatgatgaagcTACTGAGTTAAAAATTAGAGCCTTCCTGGATGAGAAG GCTCTAGATTTAAAGAAGCTGCAAACACCACTTTATGAAGAGTTTTATAACACCTTAAATGCCTCTGGACCTCCGAGTATTGTTGGGAGCACAAACAACGAAAATGTTATGAATTATTTGAAGTTGCCTCCAAAAAGCAAGTCACCCAGTCGGGTTCCTAGTGGAACTTCATCCCCATCTGTTGATGCTGTGAATACTGCAAGCCCTGGGAGTTGTAGCAGGCGTGTATCTAATATTGGCTCTCAAAACAATCAATGTTTGCGGGAAATTCCTTCACCTCAGCTTAATGAATGGAAAGGGCTTCTTGACGGTCAGCAGGAACCAATTAGCCCAAG TGCAATTTTTTCTGAGAGACAGAGGAAGTGGAAAGAAGAGCTAGACCAAGAGCTTGAAAGAAAACGTG
- the LOC122643078 gene encoding mitogen-activated protein kinase kinase kinase NPK1-like isoform X1, whose translation MQDFVGSVRRSLVFRSTDGDEEGGFGGLVEKLGTCLRRSRVGFLSRPSPPALPPLVKDNAPPIRWRKGELIGCGAFGRVYMGMNLDSGELLAVKQVLIPANNASKEKAQTHIRELEEEVKLLKNLSHLNIVRYLGTAREEGTLNILLEFVPGGSISSLLGKFGSFPEPVIRMYTKQLLLGLEYLHKNGIMHRDIKGANILVDNKGCIKLADFGASKQVVELATISGAKSMKGTPYWMAPEVILQTGHSFSADIWSVGCTVIEMATGKPPWSQQYQEVAALFHIGTTKSHPPIPEHLSVEAKDFLLKCLQKEPNLRPTASELLQHPFVTGEYRESHPILRTSTMEASASVLPSSGSIMKNSIGPALRPQTTCNGLKDVFDMGSVKCSTVYPEKFSGIGQWGTSTSDDMCLIDDKDDLLLDQSVKLSSVSTVDDFNKSFNPMCEPTDNWPCKFDESSVLEQKGIDLHSDYSVTGISGSPRASTKDDNDFSFPFGPSVSEDDDEATELKIRAFLDEKALDLKKLQTPLYEEFYNTLNASGPPSIVGSTNNENVMNYLKLPPKSKSPSRVPSGTSSPSVDAVNTASPGSCSRRVSNIGSQNNQCLREIPSPQLNEWKGLLDGQQEPISPSAIFSERQRKWKEELDQELERKREMLRQAGVGGKTSSPKDRLAVGGKTSSPKDRALNRQRDRLWFASSGK comes from the exons ATGCAAGACTTTGTCGGGTCTGTTCGTCGATCTTTGGTTTTCCGAAGCACAGATGGAGATGAAGAAGGGGGATTTGGAGGTCTGGTTGAGAAACTCGGTACTTGTCTTCGAAGATCTAGGGTTGGTTTTCTCTCTAGACCTTCTCCTCCGGCACTACCTCCACTCGTAAAGGATAATGCACCTCCGATCAGATGGCGCAAGGGAGAATTGATCGGTTGTGGTGCCTTTGGTCGTGTATATATGGGGATGAATCTAGACTCTGGAGAGCTTCTCGCTGTGAAACAG GTTCTGATCCCAGCCAACAATGCGTCGAAGGAGAAAGCACAG ACTCATATTCgggagcttgaggaagaagtGAAGCTTCTTAAGAATCTCTCTCATCTTAACATAGTT AGATATTTGGGAACTGCTAGAGAGGAGGGAACCTTAAATATTCTGCTGGAATTTGTTCCTGGTGGATCTATCTCGTCCCTTCTTGGAAAATTTGGGTCTTTCCCTGAACCT GTAATAAGAATGTACACAAAGCAGCTATTACTGGGGCTGGAGTACCTTCATAAGAACGGAATTATGCATAGGGATATTAAg GGGGCAAACATACTTGTAGATAATAAAGGCTGCATCAAGCTTGCTGACTTTGGTGCTTCCAAGCAAGTGGTTGAACTC GCTACCATCTCAGGTGCTAAGTCAATGAAAGGTACACCATATTGGATGGCTCCTGAAGTCATTCTCCAGACAGGGCACAGCTT TTCTGCTGATATCTGGAGTGTTGGATGTACTGTTATTGAGATGGCTACTGGAAAGCCTCCTTGGAGTCAGCAGTACCAAGAG GTTGCTGCTCTTTTCCATATTGGTACAACAAAGTCTCATCCACCCATCCCTGAGCACCTCTCTGTTGAGGCAAAGGATTTTCTGTTGAAATGTCTGCAGAA GGAACCAAACTTGAGACCCACTGCATCAGAATTGTTGCAG CATCCATTTGTTACTGGGGAATACCGGGAATCTCATCCAATCCTTCGCACTTCAACTATG GAAGCTTCTGCAAGTGTGTTGCCTTCATCTGGGTCAATTATGAAGAACTC CATTGGTCCTGCACTCAGACCTCAGACAACCTGCAATGGCTTGAAGGATGTTTTTGATATGGGTAGTGTGAAGTGCTCAACTGTATATCCTGAGAAGTTCTCAGGGATTGGACAATGGGGAACGAGCACCAGTGATGACATGTGTCTGATTGATGATAAAGATGACTTATTGCTGGATCAATCTGTAAAACTCAGTTCTGTCTCCACAGTGGACGACTTCAATAAG AGTTTTAATCCAATGTGTGAGCCCACTGATAATTGGCCTTGCAAGTTTGATGAAAGTTCTGTGCTAGAACAGAAAGGAATTGACTTGCACTCAGATTATTCAGTCACGGGAATATCTGGGAGTCCTAGAGCTTCTACCAAGGATGACAATGATTTCTCTTTTCCATTCGGGCCATCAGTATctgaggatgatgatgaagcTACTGAGTTAAAAATTAGAGCCTTCCTGGATGAGAAG GCTCTAGATTTAAAGAAGCTGCAAACACCACTTTATGAAGAGTTTTATAACACCTTAAATGCCTCTGGACCTCCGAGTATTGTTGGGAGCACAAACAACGAAAATGTTATGAATTATTTGAAGTTGCCTCCAAAAAGCAAGTCACCCAGTCGGGTTCCTAGTGGAACTTCATCCCCATCTGTTGATGCTGTGAATACTGCAAGCCCTGGGAGTTGTAGCAGGCGTGTATCTAATATTGGCTCTCAAAACAATCAATGTTTGCGGGAAATTCCTTCACCTCAGCTTAATGAATGGAAAGGGCTTCTTGACGGTCAGCAGGAACCAATTAGCCCAAG TGCAATTTTTTCTGAGAGACAGAGGAAGTGGAAAGAAGAGCTAGACCAAGAGCTTGAAAGAAAACGTG